The Gemmatimonadota bacterium genome includes a region encoding these proteins:
- a CDS encoding DUF11 domain-containing protein has protein sequence MNGVYSLVVTNQGRLASAGTVTVLDTLPTGLSFVSGTGGGFACAAAGQVVTCTSATVIAANGGTSTITHRGRRGRGRDERDQPGAGVGRR, from the coding sequence GTGAACGGCGTGTACTCGCTCGTCGTGACGAACCAGGGTCGATTGGCGAGCGCCGGCACCGTGACGGTGCTCGACACCCTGCCGACGGGGCTGAGCTTCGTCTCGGGAACGGGCGGCGGCTTCGCCTGTGCGGCGGCGGGTCAGGTGGTCACCTGCACCTCGGCGACGGTGATCGCGGCGAACGGTGGCACCTCGACGATCACTCACCGTGGGCGTCGCGGCCGCGGCCGCGACGAGCGTGACCAACCGGGCGCGGGTGTCGGGCGGCGGTGA